The following coding sequences are from one Arachis hypogaea cultivar Tifrunner chromosome 7, arahy.Tifrunner.gnm2.J5K5, whole genome shotgun sequence window:
- the LOC140174416 gene encoding uncharacterized protein, with protein sequence MYNNCKDAFAICRYAGYPSYFITITCNPEWTEIKDCVAAYSLNPSDRPDIISRVFKIKLDVLMKDLKDGSIFGKPKGIVYTVEFQKCGLPHCHILLFAQPAEKPRSSEDIDHHISAEIPDEHTQPKLYSLV encoded by the exons ATGTACAACAATTGCAAAGATGCATTTGCTATTTGCAGGTATGCCGGATACCCTAGCTATTTCATTACTATCACATGTAACCCAGAGTGGACCGAGATTAAAGATTGCGTTGCGGCCTATTCATTAAACCCAAGTGACAGGCCAGATATCATATCAAgggttttcaaaatcaagttAGATGTCTTGATGAAAGACTTAAAGGATGGGTCCATATTCGGAAAGCCTAAAGGAA TTGTGTACACAGTTGAATTCCAAAAGTGTGGTCTTCCCCATTGTCATATTTTATTGTTTGCTCAACCAGCCGAGAAGCCTCGATCATCTGAGGATATCGACCATCATATATCGGCTGAGATACCCGACGAACACACGCAACCTAAGCTAT